Proteins encoded together in one Miscanthus floridulus cultivar M001 chromosome 16, ASM1932011v1, whole genome shotgun sequence window:
- the LOC136513729 gene encoding factor of DNA methylation 1-like isoform X1, translated as MVTSFFILCLPFPLPSAMDYTSDGDSEVEAYVSGTFELLESGDLKVMTDEGLYRCPFCSDDEKDHSLNDLLQHASGVGAAHDREAKEKADHRAIARHLKGKPLESSGALLQPMLTDVQDSEHTQDEQFVWPWMAILVNMPNEFFGKSANRLKEHYSSFHPVKVHPVYSKGRPTRDAVIEFGNDWSSFRNARAFDAHFAKKGYSKDCWKEMKCEGTEPVGWMARADDYNSLGAIGELLRKHSDLKTLKDIGSEGANKTEKLLSNLACEVKEKEIYLEQLESEYNKRSASLNIMMQKREQRLQSYNQEILKMRQLGQQNTQRVVEENRKLRSDIQDMVDALDARNKQIKESEHDKKNLEQEKLKNAMRTSHLRLAALEQEKADENVQKLVDKQTRETKTILDDFLRLNTQLEMKQKLELEIKHLSGKLQVMDLKPGDEDPESRVKIDKLKEELNEKIEELKDAESWSQVLISRESKISDELREAREALINSLQSLPGTTSCRTHIGVKKVGELDPSVFLSLCKRKFPAADAEAESASLCSKWQNEIENPEWQPFKVIIVDGKASEVLKEDDRKLRELKELGKEPYAAVTKALLELKDGNGSRKDPFPELWNYDEGRKANMVEGVRFALKLCNVSKTKGKRSR; from the exons ATGGTAACATCATTTTTCATACTTTGTTTGCCATTTCCCTTACCTTCAGCAATGGACTACACATCGGATGGAGATTCTGAGGTCGAAGCTTATGTATCCGGCACTTTTGAGCTTCTGGAATCAGGAGATTTAAAAGTGATGACTGATGAAGGCTTGTACCGATGCCCCTTTTGTTCAGATGATGAGAAGGACCACAGTCTAAATGATCTGCTGCAGCATGCCTCTGGTGTAGGGGCTGCACATGATCGGGAAGCCAAAGAGAAGGCGGACCACCGTGCTATTGCAAGGCATTTGAAGGGTAAGCCTCTTGAATCATCTGGCGCACTTTTGCAGCCAATGCTTACCGATGTGCAGGATTCTGAGCATACCCAAGATGAGCAATTTGTCTGGCCGTGGATGGCTATCCTAGTCAATATGCCAAATGAATTCTTTGGTAAAAGTGCGAATCGGCTGAAGGAGCATTACTCATCTTTCCATCCAGTGAAGGTGCATCCTGTATATAGCAAAGGTCGTCCCACTCGTGATGCTGTTATTGAGTTCGGGAATGACTGGAGTAGTTTTAGGAATGCACGGGCCTTTGATGCTCACTTTGCGAAGAAAGGGTACAGCAAAGATTGCTGGAAGGAGATGAAGTGTGAAGGTACAGAGCCTGTTGGGTGGATGGCAAGGGCTGATGATTACAATTCTCTAGGGGCAATAGGTGAACTACTGAGAAAACATAGTGACCTGAAGACATTAAAAGATATTGGGAGTGAAGGGGCAAACAAAACTGAAAAACTTCTGTCCAATTTGGCCTGCGAAGTTAAAGAAAAGGAAATTTATTTAGAGCAACTTGAGTCTGAGTACAACAAGCGATCTGCTTCACTTAACATAATGATGCAGAAGAGGGAGCAACGACTCCAGTCATACAATCAAG AAATCCTAAAGATGAGACAGCTTGGTCAACAAAACACACAAAGAGTTGTTGAGGAGAACCGGAAGCTACGGTCCGATATCCAGGACATGGTGGATGCACTTGATGCAAGAAACAAACAAATTAAGGAGTCGGAACATGACAAAAAGAATCTTGAGCAGGAGAAGCTAAAG AATGCAATGAGGACCAGTCATCTTAGGTTGGCTGCATTGGAGCAGGAGAAAGCTGATGAAAATGTCCAAAAGCTTGTGGATAAACAAACG AGAGAAACAAAAACTATTCTAGACGACTTTTTGAGGTTGAACACACAGTTGGAGATGAAGCAGAAACTTGAATTGGAAATAAAGCACCTGAGTGGGAAACTGCAAGTGATGGATCTCAAGCCAGGTGATGAAGATCCAGAATCCAGAGTGAAAATAGATAAACTAAAGGAGGAGCTCAATGAGAAGATCGAAGAACTGAAAGATGCGGAAAGCTGGAGCCAAGTTTTAATCAGTAGGGAAAGCAAGATCAGTGATGAGTTGCGAGAAGCTCGAGAAGCGTTGATAAAT TCTCTGCAGAGTTTGCCTGGAACCACAAGCTGCCGGACACACATAGGCGtcaagaaagttggtgagcttgACCCCAGTGTGTTTCTAAGCTTGTGCAAGCGGAAATTTCCAGCAGCAGACGCAGAAGCTGAAAGTGCTAGTCTTTGTTCAAAGTGGCAGAATGAAATTGAAAATCCAGAATGGCAGCCTTTCAAGGTTATTATTGTTGATGGAAAAGCATCG GAAGTACTCAAGGAGGATGACAGGAAGCTCCGAGAACTAAAGGAGCTGGGTAAAGAACCCTATGCTGCCGTAACAAAGGCGCTGCTGGAACTGAAGGACGGCAATGGCAGCAGGAAGGATCCATTCCCTGAGCTGTGGAACTATGACGAGGGTCGAAAAGCAAATATGGTGGAAGGAGTTCGGTTTGCTTTGAAGCTTTGTAACGTGAGCAAGACGAAGGGCAAGAGAAGCCGCTGA
- the LOC136513692 gene encoding mediator of RNA polymerase II transcription subunit 15-like, whose translation MGNSTIDTANTQTLAQIRARSTSSSPAIRPRSQPQVVALQAQIEALQESQQASQSQLQALELSHQAELAQERARVQAQLEAFQQAHKDWYEYMARFSQSMGQPPPPPPPPMIPLVPPPPRDGTPGPSTAGSNNDMQGDQDLDLTPFLRRPPTT comes from the exons atgggcaacagcaccatagacacggccaacactcagacactcgcccagattagagcccggagcacgagttcgagtccggccatacgcccacgctcacagccccaggtggtagcactccag gcccagattgaagccctgcaggagtcacagcaggcctcacagagccagcttcaggccctcgagctgtcgcaccaggccgagttggcacaggagagggcgcgagtgcaggcccagcttgaggccttccagcaggcgcacaaggactggtacgagtacatggcccgtttttctcagagcatgggccagcctccaccgcctccgccgccgccgatgataccgttggtgcctccacctccgcgcgacggcactcct ggaccttctacagctggatcgaacaacgatatgcagggtgatcaagacctggacttgactccgtttctccgcaggcctccgaccacgtga
- the LOC136513730 gene encoding putative AP2/ERF and B3 domain-containing protein Os01g0140700, whose translation MLTLPPTPRAPMQASRSSITSKKASPQWCLRASPVACLSIELAVMSVSTAQGRLLEGDEATAASPSPHARAPPSSRYKGVVPQPNGRWGAQIYERHARVWLGTFADEAAAARAYDVAALRFRGRGAAANFPGPADAAEMAFLSARPKAEVVDMLRKHTYDDEFRQALRSGGSGGDRSSLGLVVLPRVALFEKAVTPSDVGRLNRLVVPKLHAEKHFPPLQEGAAADAAPVLLAFEDVGVGGGKVWRFRYSYWTSSQSYVLTRGWSRFVREKGLAAGDTVAFSQSQAAITYGETMDVKRRMFIECRKQKRRDGGCSGNDGGDCPDGGERVVRLFGANIAAAIGAS comes from the coding sequence ATGTTGACATTGCCGCCGACGCCGAGAGCACCGATGCAAGCCAGTAGGTCATCGATCACAAGCAAGAAAGCATCTCCTCAGTGGTGTCTGCGTGCGTCCCCGGTGGCATGCCTGAGCATTGAGCTCGCCGTCATGTCGGTGTCGACTGCGCAGGGCCGGCTGCTTGAGGGCGACGAGGCCACGGCTGCGTCGCCGTCGCCCCATGCCcgggcgccgccgtcgtcgcggtACAAGGGCGTGGTGCCGCAGCCCAACGGGCGGTGGGGCGCGCAGATCTACGAGCGCCACGCGCGCGTCTGGCTCGGCACGTTCGCGGACGAGGCGGCGGCCGCGCGCGCCTACGACGTGGCCGCGCTCCGCTTCCGCGGCCGCGGCGCCGCCGCCAACTTCCCAGGCCCCGCCGACGCGGCCGAGATGGCGTTCCTCTCCGCGCGGCCCAAGGCCGAGGTCGTCGACATGCTACGGAAGCACACCTACGACGACGAGTTCCGGCAGGCGCTGCGgtccggcggcagcggcggtgacCGCTCCTCCCTGGGTCTGGTGGTACTCCCCCGGGTGGCGCTGTTCGAGAAGGCGGTGACGCCAAGCGACGTCGGCCGGCTCAACCGGCTGGTGGTGCCGAAGCTCCACGCCGAGAAGCACTTCCCGCCGCTCCAGgagggcgccgccgccgacgcggcgCCCGTGCTGCTCGCCTTCGaggacgtcggcgtcggcggcgggaaGGTGTGGCGGTTCCGGTACTCGTACTGGACCAGCAGCCAGAGCTACGTGCTCACCCGGGGCTGGAGCCGCTTCGTCAGGGAGAAGGGCCTTGCCGCCGGTGACACCGTCGCGTTCTCGCAGTCGCAGGCGGCGATCACCTACGGGGAGACTATGGATGTGAAGCGGCGGATGTTCATCGAGTGCAGGAAGCAGAAGAGGAGAGACGGCGGCTGCAGCGGCAACGACGGCGGTGATTGCCCTGACGGCGGCGAGCGCGTCGTGAGGCTGTTCGGCGCCAACATTGCCGCCGCGATTGGAGCTTCATGA
- the LOC136513729 gene encoding factor of DNA methylation 1-like isoform X2: protein MDYTSDGDSEVEAYVSGTFELLESGDLKVMTDEGLYRCPFCSDDEKDHSLNDLLQHASGVGAAHDREAKEKADHRAIARHLKGKPLESSGALLQPMLTDVQDSEHTQDEQFVWPWMAILVNMPNEFFGKSANRLKEHYSSFHPVKVHPVYSKGRPTRDAVIEFGNDWSSFRNARAFDAHFAKKGYSKDCWKEMKCEGTEPVGWMARADDYNSLGAIGELLRKHSDLKTLKDIGSEGANKTEKLLSNLACEVKEKEIYLEQLESEYNKRSASLNIMMQKREQRLQSYNQEILKMRQLGQQNTQRVVEENRKLRSDIQDMVDALDARNKQIKESEHDKKNLEQEKLKNAMRTSHLRLAALEQEKADENVQKLVDKQTRETKTILDDFLRLNTQLEMKQKLELEIKHLSGKLQVMDLKPGDEDPESRVKIDKLKEELNEKIEELKDAESWSQVLISRESKISDELREAREALINSLQSLPGTTSCRTHIGVKKVGELDPSVFLSLCKRKFPAADAEAESASLCSKWQNEIENPEWQPFKVIIVDGKASEVLKEDDRKLRELKELGKEPYAAVTKALLELKDGNGSRKDPFPELWNYDEGRKANMVEGVRFALKLCNVSKTKGKRSR from the exons ATGGACTACACATCGGATGGAGATTCTGAGGTCGAAGCTTATGTATCCGGCACTTTTGAGCTTCTGGAATCAGGAGATTTAAAAGTGATGACTGATGAAGGCTTGTACCGATGCCCCTTTTGTTCAGATGATGAGAAGGACCACAGTCTAAATGATCTGCTGCAGCATGCCTCTGGTGTAGGGGCTGCACATGATCGGGAAGCCAAAGAGAAGGCGGACCACCGTGCTATTGCAAGGCATTTGAAGGGTAAGCCTCTTGAATCATCTGGCGCACTTTTGCAGCCAATGCTTACCGATGTGCAGGATTCTGAGCATACCCAAGATGAGCAATTTGTCTGGCCGTGGATGGCTATCCTAGTCAATATGCCAAATGAATTCTTTGGTAAAAGTGCGAATCGGCTGAAGGAGCATTACTCATCTTTCCATCCAGTGAAGGTGCATCCTGTATATAGCAAAGGTCGTCCCACTCGTGATGCTGTTATTGAGTTCGGGAATGACTGGAGTAGTTTTAGGAATGCACGGGCCTTTGATGCTCACTTTGCGAAGAAAGGGTACAGCAAAGATTGCTGGAAGGAGATGAAGTGTGAAGGTACAGAGCCTGTTGGGTGGATGGCAAGGGCTGATGATTACAATTCTCTAGGGGCAATAGGTGAACTACTGAGAAAACATAGTGACCTGAAGACATTAAAAGATATTGGGAGTGAAGGGGCAAACAAAACTGAAAAACTTCTGTCCAATTTGGCCTGCGAAGTTAAAGAAAAGGAAATTTATTTAGAGCAACTTGAGTCTGAGTACAACAAGCGATCTGCTTCACTTAACATAATGATGCAGAAGAGGGAGCAACGACTCCAGTCATACAATCAAG AAATCCTAAAGATGAGACAGCTTGGTCAACAAAACACACAAAGAGTTGTTGAGGAGAACCGGAAGCTACGGTCCGATATCCAGGACATGGTGGATGCACTTGATGCAAGAAACAAACAAATTAAGGAGTCGGAACATGACAAAAAGAATCTTGAGCAGGAGAAGCTAAAG AATGCAATGAGGACCAGTCATCTTAGGTTGGCTGCATTGGAGCAGGAGAAAGCTGATGAAAATGTCCAAAAGCTTGTGGATAAACAAACG AGAGAAACAAAAACTATTCTAGACGACTTTTTGAGGTTGAACACACAGTTGGAGATGAAGCAGAAACTTGAATTGGAAATAAAGCACCTGAGTGGGAAACTGCAAGTGATGGATCTCAAGCCAGGTGATGAAGATCCAGAATCCAGAGTGAAAATAGATAAACTAAAGGAGGAGCTCAATGAGAAGATCGAAGAACTGAAAGATGCGGAAAGCTGGAGCCAAGTTTTAATCAGTAGGGAAAGCAAGATCAGTGATGAGTTGCGAGAAGCTCGAGAAGCGTTGATAAAT TCTCTGCAGAGTTTGCCTGGAACCACAAGCTGCCGGACACACATAGGCGtcaagaaagttggtgagcttgACCCCAGTGTGTTTCTAAGCTTGTGCAAGCGGAAATTTCCAGCAGCAGACGCAGAAGCTGAAAGTGCTAGTCTTTGTTCAAAGTGGCAGAATGAAATTGAAAATCCAGAATGGCAGCCTTTCAAGGTTATTATTGTTGATGGAAAAGCATCG GAAGTACTCAAGGAGGATGACAGGAAGCTCCGAGAACTAAAGGAGCTGGGTAAAGAACCCTATGCTGCCGTAACAAAGGCGCTGCTGGAACTGAAGGACGGCAATGGCAGCAGGAAGGATCCATTCCCTGAGCTGTGGAACTATGACGAGGGTCGAAAAGCAAATATGGTGGAAGGAGTTCGGTTTGCTTTGAAGCTTTGTAACGTGAGCAAGACGAAGGGCAAGAGAAGCCGCTGA
- the LOC136510179 gene encoding probable ubiquitin-conjugating enzyme E2 23: MHTLTQGTGDVVRKWTKRVQKEWEILQNNLPDTIYVRTFEDRMDLHRAAMAGAAGTPYHDGLFFFDMQLPPSYPAVPPLVYYHSFGLRLNPNLDDMGGVCLSLLDAGKGPEHTGRRPAPVRVLQVVVSFQGLVLTAHAYYNESEYAYQLGTPQGARNALPYAENAYVLTLRTMLHLLRRLPAGYEALVAGHFRRRGRFVLRACEAYLQGCPVGTLDAEARATVEGEGGRRPCSAGLRLALNGIVPRLVEAFTEISADGCEQFGRLRLPLTGSGAVAPRCI, translated from the exons ATGCATACACTGACACAGGGCACCGGTGATGTTGTGAGGAAATGGACCAAGAGAGTACAGAAGGAATGGGAAATTCTACAAAACAACCTGCCAG acACCATCTACGTGCGGACGTTCGAGGACCGCATGGACCTGCACCGGGCGGCGATGGCGGGCGCGGCGGGGACGCCATACCACGACGGCCTCTTCTTCTTCGACATGCAGTTGCCGCCATCGTACCCGGCCGTGCCGCCGCTAGTGTACTACCACTCCTTCGGCCTCAGGTTGAACCCCAACCTGGACGACATGGGCGGCGTGTGCCTGAGCCTGCTCGACGCCGGCAAGGGGCCCGAGCATACTGGTCGCCGGCCAGCTCCAGTACGTGTCCTCCAGGTGGTCGTCTCCTTCCAGGGCCTCGTGCTCACCGCGCA tgccTACTACAACGAGTCCGAGTACGCGTACCAGCTCGGCACGCCGCAGGGCGCCCGCAACGCGCTCCCCTACGCCGAGAACGCCTACGTGCTCACGCTCCGGACCATGCTCCACCTGCTGCGCCGGCTGCCGGCGGGGTACGAGGCGCTCGTGGCAGGCCACTTCCGCCGCCGCGGCAGGTTCGTGCTCCGGGCGTGCGAGGCGTACCTGCAGGGCTGCCCTGTCGGCACGCTCGACGCCGAGGCCCGCGCCACGGTGGAGGGGGAGGGCGGGCGGCGGCCGTGCTCGGCAGGACTGAGGCTCGCGCTCAACGGCATCGTGCCGAGGCTCGTTGAGGCGTTCACCGAGATTAGCGCTGACGGGTGCGAGCAGTTCGGCCGGTTGCGGCTCCCGCTTACCGGCAGTGGGGCTGTGGCGCCGCGGTGCATTTAG